cattttttaggttgtctaagtgacttctATATTAGTTTAACCTGAttagcgaaagtccgcggtgatctgaaaatgatgtgccgggagttggactgttctcggcggcttcagtgaccctcgagctctcagccagctatcgagctggtgggtaacagacgtctcagaAAACGTCAGAGTACTTTTGCAGATATGCGATATCTttataaaccgagcagatatttgaagtttacatagCTACATATCAAAATATGTtacaagtttattttgtgacccagaaagattaataagagtaattttaaaacttagtagcgacCGCCATTgctggaaactggagtttggctgggccgcactatgaattctgggatatggtgggcgatgaaggacacacccaaccaatccttaaaattcagtgaaaaggaggacgcatttgtcagcTGCATTCGAAGGAATCTATGAATCTGGACAGCCTTCAGCCCGTCACTGTAACGTCATCGGCCTACAAATGCATTGTCAGCAGGATGCAGCTTATGAATTTTGACACCACCATTGGTTACTGTTCCCACACATCAATAACCCACAGCGCCCTCCAGTGGTGGAAACACAGATAATACACGTAACATGAAGGAGACTCACAGCAGAGGCAGACGCTCCGTCTCAGACAGCCGTCACCTCCACAGCTCCACAGGTCTGCTCCCCGACCTCCTACatcacacagagaaacatcagCACAGGAGGAGTAATGGTGCACATCAAACTCATGTGACTTTTACTTCTGTGCAGGTTTATCACCTTTTAGTTTACTGCAGAGGAACGAAACTCCACCCAGAaccagaaccaggagaaccccAGAGACCAGACCTGCCACAACTGGGaccaggagggagggaggaggaggaggagaagaacagGGAGGACACGTAAGACCAGTTTCTACAGGAGGTGCAAAGTTTGTGGAGGTGcttggaggaggaggacagtgaggaggaggaggacggaTGATTTTGAGAGGATCTGGAGGagagatgatgaagatggttcaGTCAGTTTATTATCAGGTCACAATGTTACATCAGgttttaaacaggaagtgatgtcagtgttctgacctctgaccctcagaGAGCTCTGAGGAGACGTTCCTCCCTGATTAGTAGAACACCAGTAGAGACCTTCATCAGCCTGCGTGATGTTAGTGATGATGTGCTCTGGTTTATGACCAACAGAACTTCCTTTGATGAAGAAATAAGCTTCGACTGTGGCACcattcctctgtctgcagcgcagaatgacatcacttcctgtcctcACAGGAAGTGCAGGGATCTCCAGGATGACACCTTTATCTGACCATCAGAGACAAACAGAGTTAATGAGAGCAgagtcacacagacacagagacacagctggaacatCTCACCTGTAGTGTCTGATTGGACACTGAAGGAGACTCTGTCACTCTGCTGTCCAGAGGAGTCCTCACACCAGAAGGTTTCATTGGGAGCAGAAAGATCCACAACACAGTAGGAACCAAGAAGCCTCccaaagcctggagctgctccaCAGTCCTCAGTGGGTCCTCCTCTGGTCCTCTTCACTGTCCATCCATCAGCTGTCTGTCCATCATCAACACAACTCAGATCCACTAAAGATCCTCTGACGAACTGCTGAAGGTTTGGACcgacagacagagacactggaggacacacacacacacacacacacacacatgcacacagagtaaatgtatttgtgttcttgttggagtctcactgattgttttcacttcatcaactcacctgcagaaacagtcggtgcagacagcagcagcacacacacacctgcaacaggaggtcagaggtcactaaaggtcagaggtcactaaaggtcagaggtcacaaacAGGCAGACCACAGTCTTTACCCAGACCCTGTCAGATCCAAACAAACCAAATCAGATTTTccaacctgcagtcagctgatgtGACTAACGTGGACCTGAAGCTTGTAAGAGGTGACCTTCCACCACTGAGACCACTTTCTCAGCTTTGACTCTGAGCATCGTCACCATGTTTGGCTCCACACACTAAAGCAGTTTCTCCACAGTCAACATAATCACAGCTAAATATGGTTCCCAGCTCATCAGTGAGCTCCTCCACATGTGTGTGAGGCTCTGAGTCAGCCAGGGTTAAAATCCTGGCAGCACAAGCTGGAGCTCAGTTTACTCACAGAGCAGAAACGTGCAAAAGCACAGGAGAGTGGAAACTGTGGTTGAGATGTGTTACCAGTATAACTGAGACAcagtcatttattattattattatgtatgtATTATTATGTATATTATTATGTTAAAATGGAGCATTAATGCATATGAACAGTCTTACATATCTGTTTACTTCTATGTTGCATCTACATATATGTACAGAGGCTTGCAAAAGTAAGGCCTGTAGTCTTGTCTGTGAAACGGTGACATTTGTACTAAAGACTAATCACATACATAACAGTGGCACAGTCAGGCTACCACACTGGATTTAGTCAAAGGgatgttttttaatgaaactaTTTCATGGTTTAATCACCAGGCATTGTGTTGTACATAGAGATGGCacaataccacttttttatgataccgatatcataaatttggatatctgccgataccgatatgaatcagatatagtgtattttttaatcaataaaacttttttaaaattgtgttagAGAAAATCTTATATTCTTTTCGTGCAGccgagtacatcaagtgtttaacacagaagctgtgcaggtctgagatcagcagctttgtgaaacaccaaactgaggtcctgttaatgctgatatatagtgacacagttacatgagtgattaatccttctgtttttttgtctttaactttatcaataaagctgcagctttcactacagcacgtgtggtactttaacctttgtactgttttcatcagttcattttgcagttaacatgtgaacatgttggatgatctgtctgctgtcactgggtggtgctgaggtctgaatctgagggcagctcctgtaatcacaaacagaacagaaccatcaaactcagatataaattttatccctcaatATTGAAAtgaagctgattcttctgtcctcacacactcaggatctgaagttcttctcttacattttttcagtattgCACAatagtactttaatccatagttcctgattaatgaggagttactgaagtacaagcttttaataaagatgttactgtctttacacaCGTCGACACAGAAAAcctgctgttgtttgcacatatttaatattcaccTCTGCACAGAAGCtgcagcagggtgcagcctgttgTTTTTTGAactataatacttgtaataaaagtacagtgacagtaattagtgactgattaGCCCGGaacgtttctcttgatttctttggtaagttcattcacctgcacagattagctaaacgaaccctgacagctgagtgctcatcttagctagctaggtctcaggaccgAGCTAAGGACtgtagttacggattagcttacaaacacgtttaacttaccgaaaaagtgcagcggggcctcgggtccttctgggtagtccagtttactgaagaacacctcaggctgtcaggttaaaacaatcggtcgtgttttcgtagcGTAAACGAAGGGcgtcctctcagagcctacgctctatctgctattcccgaacagagatacgcaagtttctccgtgactgcagctgccagtcaaagctgctacGATGACGTTTCACCTCAATTTAACACCACCGCGGTAGAAATGGACTACTTGCACTAAGGCATGTGACGTATTTCCGTTTCCAAATACTACCGCTTGGGCGTTTCCGGTATGTTTGTTTATGTATTGGTAGCTACGCTAATGTCACTTCAGAATGAGTATAAAAAGGAAAgtatttaaaacagaacattttcaaaaacaggagaagaaaTACTCCGAGCATTGCTGTGTCCCACTTTGTTCGGCTTCAGCCAAATTTAACGGCATACTAAGTTTTCATGGCTTTCCGACCCATTCCGACTTGAGAAGACAATGGCTGGTAAACATACGCCGGGATCATTTCACGATTACCTCTCACAC
The sequence above is a segment of the Oreochromis aureus strain Israel breed Guangdong linkage group 3, ZZ_aureus, whole genome shotgun sequence genome. Coding sequences within it:
- the LOC120438625 gene encoding uncharacterized protein LOC120438625 isoform X2 translates to MQTPCVSLLLGVCVLLLSAPTVSAVSLSVGPNLQQFVRGSLVDLSCVDDGQTADGWTVKRTRGGPTEDCGAAPGFGRLLGSYCVVDLSAPNETFWCEDSSGQQSDRVSFSVQSDTTDKGVILEIPALPVRTGSDVILRCRQRNGATVEAYFFIKGSSVGHKPEHIITNITQADEGLYWCSTNQGGTSPQSSLRVRDPLKIIRPPPPHCPPPPSTSTNFAPPVETGLTCPPCSSPPPPPSLLVPVVAGLVSGVLLVLVLGGVSFLCSKLKGGRGADLWSCGGDGCLRRSVCLCFSGLFLLTAAGGCVLLLSALTVSTGPPLPSESVLRLFCHLVVFCPYCISTGLLLSISWSRKTPNKPAVSMEMSQRDGGGQGLAEDGDDVTDDDTDDVTTEHAF
- the LOC120438625 gene encoding uncharacterized protein LOC120438625 isoform X1 encodes the protein MRMEVSHCQQGGRGEGRDMRGSDEAEGVSLLLRLMFTRHPDTMKTPCVSLLLGVCVLLLSAPTVSAVSLSVGPNLQQFVRGSLVDLSCVDDGQTADGWTVKRTRGGPTEDCGAAPGFGRLLGSYCVVDLSAPNETFWCEDSSGQQSDRVSFSVQSDTTDKGVILEIPALPVRTGSDVILRCRQRNGATVEAYFFIKGSSVGHKPEHIITNITQADEGLYWCSTNQGGTSPQSSLRVRDPLKIIRPPPPHCPPPPSTSTNFAPPVETGLTCPPCSSPPPPPSLLVPVVAGLVSGVLLVLVLGGVSFLCSKLKGGRGADLWSCGGDGCLRRSVCLCCLFLLTAAGGCVLLLSALTVSTGPPLPSESVLRLFCHLVVFCPYCISTGLLLSISWSRKTPNKPAVSMEMSQRDGGGQGLAEDGDDVTDDDTDDVTTEHAF